The sequence GAGATGAACTCCACAGACGCAGGAAAGATCGAGGTGGAACCGGGTAACAATGTCAAGGTGACCACTGATTTTGGAACTGTTGTGGTACCGCTTAAGATATGCGAAGGGAACCCTGATGGGCTGATATTCGTACCTATGGGACCCTGGGCCAATGCAGTAGTGGATCCAGACACAAAAGGGTGTGGAATGCCAGGTTTCAAAGGTATACAGGCCGAGGTGGAAGCAACCGAGGAGAATGCACCGACCATGCCGGAACTCATGGCCAGGTTAAAATAATGGAGGATTGGACATGTTAATCAAAGATGTACTCTGCCCCTTCTGCGGATGTCTATGTGATGATCTGGCAGTTGAGGTAGATAATAATAAGGTTGTAGATGTGCAGCATGCCTGTAAG is a genomic window of Methanosarcinales archaeon containing:
- a CDS encoding tRNA CCA-pyrophosphorylase gives rise to the protein MKLNATFISGRTVDQGANLENKTSRAYFNAAGYCEMNSTDAGKIEVEPGNNVKVTTDFGTVVVPLKICEGNPDGLIFVPMGPWANAVVDPDTKGCGMPGFKGIQAEVEATEENAPTMPELMARLK